One Nostoc punctiforme PCC 73102 DNA window includes the following coding sequences:
- a CDS encoding pentapeptide repeat-containing protein, with the protein MKLQLLAAMALATPLFFASSVRAENPQDLQKLLSTGECIQCNLSGANLSGAHLIGADLRGSKLEGANLVGANLEGADLTGANLAGANLTSAYVSNVNLKQTNLNRVNFTGATIHDSNVYKASMNDLNLTDAEIFNTGIGIGGEDAEIPDWK; encoded by the coding sequence ATGAAACTTCAGCTATTAGCGGCCATGGCCTTAGCAACTCCCCTATTTTTCGCTAGCTCGGTGAGAGCCGAAAATCCGCAGGATTTACAAAAGCTGCTTTCAACTGGGGAATGTATCCAGTGTAATTTGTCGGGGGCTAACCTCAGTGGCGCTCATTTAATTGGTGCTGACTTGAGAGGCTCGAAGCTTGAAGGAGCAAACCTTGTAGGAGCTAACCTCGAAGGTGCTGACTTAACAGGTGCTAACTTGGCAGGTGCTAACCTAACATCAGCTTATGTAAGCAATGTTAATTTGAAGCAAACCAATCTTAACAGAGTAAATTTTACCGGCGCGACAATTCACGATTCTAATGTCTATAAAGCATCAATGAACGATCTAAATCTCACTGATGCCGAAATATTTAACACTGGAATTGGGATTGGTGGAGAAGATGCCGAAATTCCCGATTGGAAATAG
- a CDS encoding molybdopterin-dependent oxidoreductase — protein sequence MSLILPKRTLSRRQLLQLSGLSGVGFLLGGCGTNLFSDNLRQISEPLNQRLEALLLSQKSVPEFPVSAIEADKLLINSFDFTPQIDPAQFRLKIDGEVSNPMQLSMGDIEKLPLTSMVIRHVCVEGWAAIVQWGGVRLRDLVALVQPKSNVRYVYFKSADGYYESWDLASAVHPQTLMAYQKNGQPLSVNNGAPIRLASPIKLGYKQSKWVTQITFVSSLLPLKGYWEDQGYEWFAGL from the coding sequence ATGAGTCTGATTCTTCCCAAACGCACCTTATCCCGTCGCCAATTACTGCAACTATCTGGACTTTCAGGGGTAGGCTTTCTTTTAGGTGGCTGTGGGACAAATTTGTTCTCAGATAATCTGCGGCAAATATCTGAACCACTAAACCAACGTCTAGAAGCACTCCTGTTAAGTCAGAAATCAGTTCCAGAATTTCCTGTTAGTGCCATAGAAGCAGACAAATTGCTCATCAATTCCTTTGATTTCACACCGCAAATTGATCCGGCGCAGTTTCGCCTGAAGATTGATGGCGAGGTTAGTAACCCGATGCAATTGAGTATGGGGGATATTGAAAAACTTCCCTTGACTTCAATGGTAATCCGCCATGTCTGTGTTGAAGGTTGGGCTGCGATCGTTCAATGGGGAGGTGTGCGATTGCGAGACTTAGTAGCGCTGGTACAGCCGAAGTCAAACGTTCGTTATGTCTACTTTAAATCTGCTGATGGCTATTATGAAAGCTGGGATCTTGCCTCTGCTGTACATCCCCAAACCCTGATGGCTTATCAAAAGAATGGACAACCATTATCAGTTAATAATGGTGCGCCCATACGTCTAGCATCCCCAATTAAACTGGGCTACAAGCAAAGTAAGTGGGTGACTCAAATTACATTTGTCAGCAGTTTGTTACCTCTTAAAGGCTATTGGGAAGATCAGGGCTATGAGTGGTTTGCAGGGCTATAG
- a CDS encoding cytochrome b/b6 domain-containing protein, translated as MISSKRKVRSTPSQTFLSKTFHWINIISLMLMITSGLQIYNANPVFGGREGWHFPDFILLGGWLGGGRHWHFAAMWLFSLNLLWYGLYIFVTRRWQRRFADGGDLKALQVSQNPKRKNYAWHRLVYTAIIPVLLLAILSGLAMYKPAQLHWLSGLFGSWQTLRTVHFITVPTVILFTIAHSLLALKVGSIRLVKSMFL; from the coding sequence ATGATCTCATCTAAACGCAAAGTCCGCTCAACACCAAGTCAGACTTTTCTATCAAAGACCTTTCACTGGATTAATATCATCAGTCTCATGTTGATGATTACTAGCGGATTGCAAATATATAATGCTAATCCAGTATTTGGCGGGCGTGAAGGTTGGCATTTTCCTGACTTTATCTTGCTGGGAGGTTGGCTAGGCGGTGGCAGACACTGGCATTTTGCTGCTATGTGGCTGTTTTCACTAAATTTACTTTGGTATGGGCTTTATATCTTTGTAACTCGGCGTTGGCAGCGTCGCTTTGCCGATGGCGGTGACTTAAAAGCATTGCAAGTCAGCCAGAACCCAAAGCGTAAGAACTACGCATGGCATCGGCTAGTTTATACTGCTATCATTCCAGTGCTACTGCTGGCAATCTTGAGTGGTCTGGCGATGTACAAACCTGCCCAACTGCATTGGCTTTCAGGGCTGTTTGGTAGTTGGCAAACTCTACGCACTGTTCACTTTATCACTGTTCCCACAGTCATACTGTTTACAATTGCTCATTCCTTACTTGCCCTGAAGGTAGGAAGTATCCGTCTAGTTAAGTCTATGTTCCTGTAG
- a CDS encoding cytochrome c biogenesis CcdA family protein, with protein sequence MTTSTLSISLALLGGVLNVLSPCVLPILPVLLGRSLQSHTYGPVALVGGLIASFALAGSLLGVTSAWFTGLANLLRSGAIALILFLGLIAIFPTWSYRIFTYIPVGNLAKKPTRIGLMGEFWLGTQLGLLWTPCAGPVLGGILVLAAVNHQVAGAFWLLVVYGIGAGLPLLAIAYGGRVFSQRILNLRPHSAVLQRVGGVAIAATAIAILLGWDVQIQLWLAPFFPTQPL encoded by the coding sequence ATGACGACTTCTACTTTATCAATTAGTCTGGCTTTATTGGGGGGAGTTTTGAACGTCCTTTCACCCTGTGTTTTACCGATTTTGCCTGTGCTATTAGGCCGATCGCTCCAATCGCATACTTACGGGCCAGTAGCACTGGTAGGGGGATTAATTGCTAGTTTTGCCCTGGCAGGTAGCTTACTTGGTGTAACATCAGCCTGGTTTACGGGTTTGGCTAATTTATTAAGGAGTGGCGCGATCGCACTTATTTTATTTTTGGGATTAATTGCAATTTTTCCTACCTGGAGTTACCGAATATTTACTTATATTCCAGTCGGCAATTTGGCTAAGAAACCCACACGAATCGGACTCATGGGTGAGTTTTGGCTAGGAACTCAGTTGGGGCTTTTGTGGACTCCCTGTGCTGGGCCGGTTTTGGGAGGAATTTTAGTTCTAGCGGCAGTTAATCATCAAGTCGCAGGTGCATTTTGGCTATTGGTTGTTTATGGAATCGGAGCAGGTTTACCTTTATTAGCGATCGCCTACGGTGGACGAGTATTCAGCCAACGAATCCTCAATCTTCGCCCCCATAGTGCAGTGTTGCAGCGCGTTGGTGGCGTAGCGATCGCAGCAACAGCAATTGCTATTCTTCTCGGTTGGGATGTCCAGATACAACTTTGGCTGGCTCCGTTTTTTCCTACTCAACCTCTATGA
- a CDS encoding thioredoxin family protein: protein MNHNLLYRRQLLFYLGLGVVGIGAATTFSNFRKVNAPSISPAKSNNTQDLETTVKTPAGKSLPEFQGISQWLNSSPLAIADLKGSVILIQFWTFACINCQRTLPYITKWHQQYESQGLKVIGIHTPEFAFERDPNNIKKALQQHKITYPVPVDNEYKTWNAYENQYWPHIFLADRQGLLQYDHIGEGAYEKIEQTIRQLLG, encoded by the coding sequence ATGAATCACAACCTACTTTACCGCCGTCAGTTACTTTTTTATCTTGGCTTAGGGGTTGTCGGAATCGGTGCAGCTACAACATTTTCCAACTTTAGAAAAGTGAATGCCCCTTCTATTTCTCCTGCAAAAAGTAACAATACGCAAGACTTAGAAACTACTGTGAAAACTCCGGCAGGTAAGAGTTTACCAGAGTTTCAGGGTATCAGTCAGTGGCTTAATTCTAGCCCTTTAGCGATCGCTGACCTCAAAGGCAGTGTTATCTTAATACAGTTTTGGACTTTTGCTTGTATTAACTGTCAGCGTACTCTGCCCTACATCACTAAATGGCATCAGCAGTATGAGTCGCAGGGACTCAAGGTGATTGGTATCCATACACCAGAGTTTGCTTTTGAGCGAGATCCAAACAATATAAAAAAGGCGTTACAACAACACAAAATTACTTATCCGGTTCCGGTTGATAACGAATATAAAACTTGGAACGCTTACGAAAATCAGTATTGGCCACATATATTTTTAGCCGATCGCCAGGGCTTACTACAATATGACCATATTGGTGAAGGGGCATACGAAAAAATAGAGCAAACTATCCGCCAGCTATTGGGGTAG
- the rpmA gene encoding 50S ribosomal protein L27, with product MAHKKGTGSTRNGRDSNAQRLGVKRYGGQVVRAGNILVRQRGTKFHPGNNVGIGSDDTLFALIDGVVMFERKGKTRKKVSVYLPLTAVETAPAEAVAS from the coding sequence ATGGCTCATAAGAAAGGAACAGGTAGTACACGCAACGGTCGTGATTCTAATGCCCAACGTCTGGGTGTCAAGCGTTATGGCGGTCAAGTTGTGCGTGCAGGAAACATTCTCGTGCGTCAGCGCGGTACCAAATTTCATCCTGGTAACAACGTCGGTATTGGTAGCGATGACACTCTATTCGCCTTAATCGACGGTGTTGTAATGTTTGAGAGAAAGGGCAAAACCCGTAAAAAAGTTAGTGTTTATTTACCTTTAACTGCTGTTGAGACAGCCCCTGCTGAAGCAGTAGCAAGTTAA
- the rplU gene encoding 50S ribosomal protein L21 yields the protein MTYAIIETGGKQIRVEPGRFYDIELLPTEPDEKVTIDSVLLVQHDGAVSIGQPLVTGATVEGTVMRHYRGRKVLVYKMKPKKKTRKKRGHRQEITRLMIDSITLNGEVFVAQGEAEKETPVLDETPAEEVETAAE from the coding sequence ATGACTTACGCGATTATTGAAACTGGCGGCAAACAAATACGAGTAGAGCCAGGGCGGTTTTATGACATTGAACTGCTTCCCACCGAACCAGATGAAAAAGTTACAATAGACTCCGTATTACTCGTGCAGCACGATGGCGCAGTCAGCATTGGACAGCCACTAGTGACAGGTGCAACTGTAGAAGGGACTGTAATGCGACATTACAGAGGTCGTAAAGTCTTGGTATACAAGATGAAGCCGAAAAAGAAAACCCGCAAAAAACGGGGGCATCGTCAGGAAATTACCAGACTTATGATTGACTCCATCACCCTTAACGGTGAAGTATTTGTTGCCCAAGGAGAAGCGGAGAAGGAAACCCCCGTTTTAGATGAGACTCCTGCCGAAGAAGTTGAAACCGCTGCTGAATAA
- a CDS encoding Nif11-like leader peptide family natural product precursor — protein sequence MTQQNATRLFQAVKKDQALQQKLKATADPEAFIKIAKERGYDFTTDELENEINKLSEEDLAAIVNPGWGTRRHILPR from the coding sequence ATGACACAGCAAAATGCTACCCGACTTTTTCAAGCCGTAAAAAAAGATCAAGCATTGCAGCAAAAGCTTAAAGCAACAGCTGATCCAGAAGCTTTCATCAAGATTGCTAAAGAGCGTGGTTATGACTTCACAACTGATGAACTGGAAAATGAAATCAACAAGTTATCAGAAGAAGATTTAGCCGCCATTGTCAATCCAGGATGGGGAACTAGACGGCACATTCTTCCTAGATAA
- a CDS encoding DNA polymerase beta superfamily protein, which yields MERIEVEQRTILIGLAGSHGYGLNRPDSDFDYRGVFIAPKRYYLGFDRIEQKDTGWDEPGIFSFLNGNKDTVIYELRKILLLLAGANPNVLELLWLNNYPFVSAVGQHLINHKQLFLSKKVKHTYTGYAFAQIKKMETHRKWLLKPPQKKPIPSDFAIEDEAPLSKDELNAFLEYLYNLIRGRIEFLEEAEQLYKLLTADIDFKGVLKQYTLPDETLEYTQNLTNSRKDFIRLLQKSQNYQIALREWKAYLSWQENRNPARAEMERKSGFDLKHGMHCIRLLRSGVEILRQGEVIVDRRIAGDVEDLRAILKGEYSYEQVMKMAEDLVAEMEVVYEQSTLPHKPDLEEINKLCMELVEMQGWH from the coding sequence ATGGAAAGAATAGAAGTTGAGCAAAGAACTATTTTAATTGGTTTGGCAGGTAGCCACGGCTATGGTTTAAATCGTCCTGATTCAGACTTTGATTATCGGGGAGTATTTATCGCGCCCAAAAGGTACTACTTGGGATTTGATCGTATAGAACAAAAAGATACTGGTTGGGATGAACCAGGAATATTTTCATTTTTGAATGGTAACAAAGACACAGTTATATATGAATTAAGAAAAATCCTCCTGTTATTAGCGGGTGCAAACCCCAATGTTTTAGAATTGCTCTGGTTAAATAACTATCCTTTTGTAAGCGCAGTCGGACAGCATTTAATTAATCATAAGCAGCTATTTTTGAGTAAGAAGGTAAAACATACTTACACTGGTTATGCCTTTGCTCAAATCAAAAAGATGGAAACTCATCGTAAATGGTTGTTAAAGCCACCGCAAAAAAAACCAATACCATCTGACTTCGCCATAGAAGACGAAGCCCCCCTCAGCAAAGATGAGTTAAATGCTTTTCTGGAGTATCTTTATAACTTAATCAGAGGACGAATTGAGTTTTTGGAAGAAGCGGAACAGTTATACAAATTGCTGACGGCAGATATTGATTTTAAAGGAGTGTTAAAACAATATACTTTACCCGATGAAACTTTAGAATATACTCAAAATTTAACCAATAGCCGTAAAGATTTTATCCGTCTGCTTCAAAAAAGCCAAAATTATCAAATAGCTTTAAGAGAATGGAAGGCTTATTTATCTTGGCAGGAAAATAGGAATCCGGCTAGAGCAGAAATGGAAAGAAAGTCGGGTTTTGACCTCAAACATGGGATGCACTGCATTAGATTATTACGCAGTGGAGTAGAAATATTGCGTCAAGGTGAAGTGATTGTAGATAGAAGAATAGCTGGTGATGTTGAAGATTTAAGAGCTATTTTGAAGGGTGAGTATTCTTATGAGCAAGTGATGAAAATGGCAGAAGATTTAGTCGCTGAGATGGAGGTTGTCTACGAACAATCTACCCTCCCTCACAAACCTGATTTAGAGGAAATTAATAAGTTGTGTATGGAATTGGTAGAAATGCAGGGATGGCATTAA
- a CDS encoding helix-turn-helix domain-containing protein has product MSRPFQIEISESLEELEKALRHATQASSKERLQMLYWLKSGQVSSRQSLAERLGRDEATITRWVRKYKDEGRKGLLEVKHAPGKVPSISGSDLESLKQQLQESSGFQSYGQIQQWLKSELGLSLAYKTVYEVVHNRLGAKLKVPRPQSTKQHPESLSHFKKNFL; this is encoded by the coding sequence ATGAGTCGTCCATTCCAAATCGAGATTTCAGAAAGCCTTGAAGAATTGGAGAAAGCTCTCAGACATGCCACACAAGCAAGCAGCAAAGAAAGATTGCAAATGCTTTATTGGCTCAAGAGTGGGCAAGTAAGCAGCAGGCAATCGCTAGCAGAACGTTTAGGCCGTGATGAAGCAACCATAACTCGTTGGGTGAGGAAGTATAAAGACGAAGGACGAAAGGGCTTGCTTGAAGTCAAACATGCACCCGGAAAAGTTCCGAGTATCAGTGGTTCAGACTTAGAAAGCTTGAAACAGCAGTTACAAGAATCATCTGGGTTTCAAAGCTATGGCCAAATTCAACAATGGCTTAAGAGCGAATTAGGACTTTCACTTGCCTACAAAACGGTCTATGAAGTTGTTCACAACCGTTTGGGTGCAAAGTTAAAAGTGCCTCGTCCTCAAAGCACCAAACAACACCCAGAAAGTCTATCTCACTTTAAAAAAAACTTCCTTTAG
- a CDS encoding IS630 family transposase, whose product MRYLCQDETRLGLKTIAGRLITAKGVKPVGLIQWQRENFYLYGVVEPLSGYSFFYEFPYLNGDCFQHFLELLSADLGDDIAVIQFDQGAFHKAKALDYPDNIIPIFQPPHSPELNPIERFWEFLKSKLQWENCKTLAQLQQKLTDALKAITPEMIASLTSYDFILEALFSAAS is encoded by the coding sequence TTGAGGTACTTGTGTCAAGATGAAACACGTTTGGGATTAAAGACAATTGCAGGACGTTTAATCACTGCTAAAGGGGTTAAACCCGTGGGCTTAATTCAATGGCAACGTGAAAATTTTTATTTATACGGAGTTGTGGAACCCCTAAGTGGATACAGCTTTTTCTATGAGTTTCCCTACCTCAATGGTGATTGTTTCCAACACTTTTTGGAGTTACTCTCTGCTGACCTTGGCGATGATATTGCGGTTATCCAGTTCGACCAAGGGGCTTTTCACAAAGCGAAAGCTCTCGATTATCCAGATAACATTATCCCGATTTTTCAACCTCCTCACTCTCCCGAACTTAACCCAATTGAGCGGTTTTGGGAATTTCTCAAATCTAAACTCCAATGGGAAAATTGTAAAACCCTCGCGCAACTACAGCAGAAGTTAACTGATGCCCTTAAAGCAATTACACCTGAGATGATTGCTTCTCTTACTTCTTACGACTTTATCCTTGAAGCCTTATTTAGCGCAGCTTCATAA